One window of Hydractinia symbiolongicarpus strain clone_291-10 chromosome 3, HSymV2.1, whole genome shotgun sequence genomic DNA carries:
- the LOC130635753 gene encoding uncharacterized protein LOC130635753, whose product MTALKKYLYICLTHSVMLKTVICGTVEAVKTNLEVPVNQIAQLQWRVAPDAGEQVFGVEVFVLGSTNVQIIKLTSTLTIVGKKRFGNRLSGSLTNGIYTLSIKKIQFNEKKSFNLKVVFYKAPEYYPKNSTVIIKEVLGGPEACGTLLNTSYAINEGKQLSVTTEVSGNPKPVLTWKLQKELEYSYSTEVAPVNISIMRYRYVYKTRRLVTREDCGTKLVFNASGANGMIKGETLIDVTFSPRKIHNAIFYKDNDCINGIWTREATGNCALNYHLQFEGGKYIFNTTHTYYVVCNVLNASYVFIWASYKNKYGEKIKVSASLTTPAPTNATDPCTCPKLLEVKRLDTKKLVLAIVIALVVTQVANICIYGVVKYRGAETNCQNKQSAKNHDENEDRQEYEVFPTTESHYTGLQLEARKEIVYADLSPPTVNNYSEIGTEEKSKQF is encoded by the exons TGATATGTGGTACAGTTGAAGCTGTCAAAACTAATTTAGAAGTTCCAGTTAATCAAATTGCTCAATTGCAATGGAGAGTTGCCCCTGATGCTGGAGAACAAGTATTTGGAGTAGAGGTGTTTGTTCTTGGATCAACCAATGTTCAAATAATCAAATTAACATCAACCCTCACAATTGTTGGTAAAAAAAGGTTTGGTAATCGATTATCTGGAAGCTTGACAAATGGTATATATACACTATCTATCAAGAAAATCCAGTTCAAtgaaaaaaagtcttttaaTTTGAAAGTTGTATTCTACAAGGCACCAGAATATTATCCAAAAAATTCAACAGTgattataaaagaagttttag GTGGCCCTGAAGCTTGTGGTACTTTACTAAATACAAGTTATGCTATAAACGAGGGTAAACAGTTATCTGTTACCACCGAAGTTAGTGGAAATCCAAAACCTGTTTTAACTTGGAAATTACAAAAAGAATTAGAGTATTCATACTCTACCGAAGTTGCGCCAGTGAATATCTCAATCATGCGGTACAGATATGTTTATAAAACTCGACGTCTCGTGACACGTGAAGATTGTGGAACAAAGCTAGTTTTCAATGCGTCTGGTGCGAATGGAATGATCAAGGGAGAGACACTAATAGACGTAACAT tttcGCCTCGAAAAATCCACAATGCAATATTTTACAAAGATAATGATTGTATAAATGGTATATGGACACGTGAAGCAACTGGCAATTGTGCGCTTAACTATCATTTACAATTTGAAGgaggaaaatatatttttaatacaacTCATACATACTACGTTGTGTGTAATGTATTAAATGCTTCATATGTATTTATTTGGGcgtcatacaaaaacaagtacGGCGAGAAGATAAAAGTCAGTGCTAGTTTAACAACTCCTGCACCTACAAATGCTACCGATCCTTGCACATGTCCAAAACTGTTGGAAG TGAAAAGATTGGATACGAAGAAATTAGTTTTAGCAATAGTTATAGCGCTTGTGGTTACGCAAGTAGCTAATATATGCATTTATGGAGTTGTGAAGTACAGAG GTGCTGAAACTAACTGTCAAAATAAGCAAAGTGCAAAAAACCACGACGAAAACGAAGATAGACAAGAGTacgaagtatttcctacaactgAATCTCACTATACAGGTCTTCAATTGGAAGcaagaaaagaaattgtttatgcCGATTTGTCACCACCAACAGTCAATAACTATTCGGAAATTGGAACAGAAGAAAAGTCAAAACAATTTTAG